A stretch of Brassica napus cultivar Da-Ae chromosome C6, Da-Ae, whole genome shotgun sequence DNA encodes these proteins:
- the LOC106348460 gene encoding dihydrolipoyllysine-residue acetyltransferase component 3 of pyruvate dehydrogenase complex, mitochondrial isoform X1, translating into MAYASRILLNHSKKLKDVSTLLRREQAASIRYFSSTKRASLSREDASSARLGFSPVERITRCSTDIVPVSISFATTRTTLSSTVGRPRLGQEFSCSMQSVRGFSSGSDLPPHQEIGMPSLSPTMTEGNIAKWLKKEGDKVAPGEVLCEVETDKATVEMECMEEGFLAKILKAEGSKEIQVGEVIAITVEDEEDIGKFKDYTPSSTADATPPKEELAPPPPKEEKVEQASPPPEPKTSKPSPPPSGDRVFASPLARKLAEDNNVPLSSIKGTGPEGRIVKADIEDYLASGGKEATAKQSKVTHSKVPALDYVDIPRSQIRKVTASRLAFSKQTIPHYYLTVDACVDKLMGLRSQLNSFQEASGGKRISVNDLVVKVHITCVYLQTRSSEMTCYLHMFQAAALALRKVPQCNSSWTDDYIRQFKNVNINVAVQTENGLYVPVVKDADKKGLSTIGEEVRLLAQKAKENSLKPEDYEGGTFTVSNLGGPFGIKQFCAVVNPPQAAILAVGSAEKRVVPGNGPDEFNFASYMPVTLSCDHRVVDGAIGAEWLKAFKGYIENPESMLL; encoded by the exons ATGGCTTACGCGTCACGTATCCTCCTCAATCACTCCAAGAAG TTGAAGGATGTTTCCACTTTATTGCGGCGCGAGCAGGCTGCATCAATCCGTTACTTCTCCAGTACTAAGCGTGCATCTCTGAGCAGAGAAG ATGCTTCCAGTGCCCGTCTTGGCTTTTCACCAGTGGAGAGGATTACCAGATGTAGCACTGACATT GTACCAGTGTCTATTAGTTTTGCAACTACGAGGACTACACTAAGCAGTACAGTGGGAAGGCCGAGACTTGGACAAGAGTTTTCATG TTCGATGCAATCAGTTAGAGGATTTTCATCTGGTTCAG ATTTGCCTCCTCATCAAGAGATCGGGATGCCTTCTCTCTCGCCAACAATGACTGAG GGTAACATTGCCAAGTGGTTGAAAAAGGAAGGTGATAAAGTTGCTCCTGGTGAAGTACTCTGTGAAGTTGAAACT GATAAAGCCACCGTTGAAATGGAATGCATGGAAGAGGGCTTTCTCGCCAAAATTTTAAAGGCGGAGGGGTCAAAAGAAATCCAAGTCGGAGAG GTAATTGCTATTACAGTCGAAGATGAAGAGGACATTGGAAAGTTCAAAGATTACACCCCATCATCTACTGCTGATGCCACTCCTCCCAAAGAAGAACTAGCTCCTCCCCCACCAAAGGAAGAGAAGGTAGAACAGGCATCACCGCCTCCTGAACCAAAGACTTCCAAGCCTAGCCCACCTCCCTCAGGAGATCGTGTTTTTGCTAGCCCTCTTGCAAGAAAGTTGGCTGAAGACAATAAT GTGCCTCTTTCAAGCATCAAAGGTACAGGTCCTGAAGGACGAATAGTGAAGGCTGATATCGAGGATTACTTAG CTTCAGGTGGTAAAGAAGCTACTGCGAAGCAATCTAAGGTCACTCATTCTAAGGTTCCAGCTTTGGACTATGTTGACATCCCTCGTTCCCAGATACGGAAG GTTACAGCCTCACGTTTGGCATTTTCAAAGCAAACTATCCCTCACTATTACTTAACCGTTGATGCATGTGTTGACAAACTTATGGG TTTGAGGAGTCAACTCAATTCATTCCAAGAGGCTTCTGGTGGGAAACGGATATCCGTCAATGATCTTGTTGTTAAGGTACATATTACTTGCGTATACTTGCAAACAAGATCTTCTGAAATGACTTGCTATCTGCATATGTTTCAGGCTGCTGCGTTAGCTCTCAGAAAAGTTCCTCAATGCAATAGTTCATGGACTGATGATTACATCCGCCA GTTTAAAAACGTAAACATCAACGTCGCAGTGCAGACAGAAAATGGGCTGTATGTTCCTGTGGTGAAG GACGCAGACAAGAAAGGTCTGTCCACAATTGGAGAAGAAGTTCGGTTGTTGGCTCAAAAAGCAAAAGAGAACAGCTTAAAGCCAGAAGATTATGAG GGAGGAACATTTACAGTCTCTAACTTGGGAGGACCTTTTGGAATCAAGCAGTTCTGTGCAGTGGTTAATCCCCCTCAAGCCGCCATTCTAGCTGTTGGATCTG CTGAGAAGAGAGTTGTTCCTGGTAACGGTCCAGATGAATTCAACTTTGCTTCTTACATGCCTGTAACACTGAGCTGTGACCATCGCGTAGTAGATG GTGCCATTGGAGCTGAATGGTTGAAAGCATTCAAAGGCTACATCGAGAACCCTGAATCTATGTTGCtttaa
- the LOC106348460 gene encoding dihydrolipoyllysine-residue acetyltransferase component 3 of pyruvate dehydrogenase complex, mitochondrial isoform X2, whose product MAYASRILLNHSKKLKDVSTLLRREQAASIRYFSSTKRASLSREDASSARLGFSPVERITRCSTDIVPVSISFATTRTTLSSTVGRPRLGQEFSCSMQSVRGFSSGSDLPPHQEIGMPSLSPTMTEGNIAKWLKKEGDKVAPGEVLCEVETDKATVEMECMEEGFLAKILKAEGSKEIQVGEVIAITVEDEEDIGKFKDYTPSSTADATPPKEELAPPPPKEEKVEQASPPPEPKTSKPSPPPSGDRVFASPLARKLAEDNNVPLSSIKGTGPEGRIVKADIEDYLASGGKEATAKQSKVTHSKVPALDYVDIPRSQIRKVTASRLAFSKQTIPHYYLTVDACVDKLMGLRSQLNSFQEASGGKRISVNDLVVKAAALALRKVPQCNSSWTDDYIRQFKNVNINVAVQTENGLYVPVVKDADKKGLSTIGEEVRLLAQKAKENSLKPEDYEGGTFTVSNLGGPFGIKQFCAVVNPPQAAILAVGSAEKRVVPGNGPDEFNFASYMPVTLSCDHRVVDGAIGAEWLKAFKGYIENPESMLL is encoded by the exons ATGGCTTACGCGTCACGTATCCTCCTCAATCACTCCAAGAAG TTGAAGGATGTTTCCACTTTATTGCGGCGCGAGCAGGCTGCATCAATCCGTTACTTCTCCAGTACTAAGCGTGCATCTCTGAGCAGAGAAG ATGCTTCCAGTGCCCGTCTTGGCTTTTCACCAGTGGAGAGGATTACCAGATGTAGCACTGACATT GTACCAGTGTCTATTAGTTTTGCAACTACGAGGACTACACTAAGCAGTACAGTGGGAAGGCCGAGACTTGGACAAGAGTTTTCATG TTCGATGCAATCAGTTAGAGGATTTTCATCTGGTTCAG ATTTGCCTCCTCATCAAGAGATCGGGATGCCTTCTCTCTCGCCAACAATGACTGAG GGTAACATTGCCAAGTGGTTGAAAAAGGAAGGTGATAAAGTTGCTCCTGGTGAAGTACTCTGTGAAGTTGAAACT GATAAAGCCACCGTTGAAATGGAATGCATGGAAGAGGGCTTTCTCGCCAAAATTTTAAAGGCGGAGGGGTCAAAAGAAATCCAAGTCGGAGAG GTAATTGCTATTACAGTCGAAGATGAAGAGGACATTGGAAAGTTCAAAGATTACACCCCATCATCTACTGCTGATGCCACTCCTCCCAAAGAAGAACTAGCTCCTCCCCCACCAAAGGAAGAGAAGGTAGAACAGGCATCACCGCCTCCTGAACCAAAGACTTCCAAGCCTAGCCCACCTCCCTCAGGAGATCGTGTTTTTGCTAGCCCTCTTGCAAGAAAGTTGGCTGAAGACAATAAT GTGCCTCTTTCAAGCATCAAAGGTACAGGTCCTGAAGGACGAATAGTGAAGGCTGATATCGAGGATTACTTAG CTTCAGGTGGTAAAGAAGCTACTGCGAAGCAATCTAAGGTCACTCATTCTAAGGTTCCAGCTTTGGACTATGTTGACATCCCTCGTTCCCAGATACGGAAG GTTACAGCCTCACGTTTGGCATTTTCAAAGCAAACTATCCCTCACTATTACTTAACCGTTGATGCATGTGTTGACAAACTTATGGG TTTGAGGAGTCAACTCAATTCATTCCAAGAGGCTTCTGGTGGGAAACGGATATCCGTCAATGATCTTGTTGTTAAG GCTGCTGCGTTAGCTCTCAGAAAAGTTCCTCAATGCAATAGTTCATGGACTGATGATTACATCCGCCA GTTTAAAAACGTAAACATCAACGTCGCAGTGCAGACAGAAAATGGGCTGTATGTTCCTGTGGTGAAG GACGCAGACAAGAAAGGTCTGTCCACAATTGGAGAAGAAGTTCGGTTGTTGGCTCAAAAAGCAAAAGAGAACAGCTTAAAGCCAGAAGATTATGAG GGAGGAACATTTACAGTCTCTAACTTGGGAGGACCTTTTGGAATCAAGCAGTTCTGTGCAGTGGTTAATCCCCCTCAAGCCGCCATTCTAGCTGTTGGATCTG CTGAGAAGAGAGTTGTTCCTGGTAACGGTCCAGATGAATTCAACTTTGCTTCTTACATGCCTGTAACACTGAGCTGTGACCATCGCGTAGTAGATG GTGCCATTGGAGCTGAATGGTTGAAAGCATTCAAAGGCTACATCGAGAACCCTGAATCTATGTTGCtttaa